In a genomic window of Paraburkholderia acidiphila:
- a CDS encoding alkyl/aryl-sulfatase, with amino-acid sequence MSEPDDAAKTGGRRAFLKNVAVTGVATSLSGVVGETLAQAAGAATPTSPASKPASSATIALNQQYADFLNFADTQDFEDAKRGLIATLPEPVVIKQANGTPAWDLQQFAFVSGGPENNAPPTVNPSLWRNAKLNMNHGLFMVVDGIWQVRGYDLSVMSIIRGDHGYIVVDPFITTDVSSAVWKELVIPHLGDKPITHVIYTHSHVDHYGGVRGLVSDDDLKSGKVQIVAPAGFTEAAVGENIIAGNAMGRRASYMYGSLLPRSPTGIVDGGLGKTTSVGTITLAVPSMFAEKTGQKLTLDGVEVVVLMAPESEAPSEFMFYLPKYKAFCAAEDATHTLHNLYTLRGAKVRDALLWSKYLQTSLEMFGDDMQVVFASHYWPTWGNDRVVAFLRAQRDMYRYMHDQVLRMANKGMTPLEIGEAMRLPDSLAKHWFCRGYYGTVYHDAVAQYNLRLGFFDGVPANLHRLPPTDAGKRYVEFMGGSAAVLSKAHGYYSKGDYRWVAEVVNHVVFAEPQNTAAKQLLADTYEQLGYQSESASWRNFYLTGAMELRKGIQQLPAPQPQSPDTIQAMPLDMFLDYLGIRLNGDRAAGKTAEFNLNLTDTKENYVLGVENSALHYSRNKTSKAADATVTMTRANLNDIMMGKTNMQKLVMAGDVKVDGNSQKLGEFVSWLDTFDFWFNIVTP; translated from the coding sequence ATGTCTGAACCGGATGACGCAGCAAAGACTGGCGGGCGAAGGGCATTCCTCAAGAACGTGGCCGTCACTGGCGTGGCGACCAGCCTGTCCGGCGTCGTCGGCGAAACGCTCGCGCAGGCTGCCGGCGCCGCAACGCCAACCAGCCCTGCTTCGAAGCCGGCATCCTCCGCGACAATTGCGCTGAACCAGCAATACGCAGACTTCCTCAATTTCGCGGACACCCAGGATTTCGAAGACGCAAAACGCGGACTGATTGCCACGCTGCCAGAGCCTGTCGTCATCAAGCAGGCAAACGGCACGCCGGCGTGGGACCTGCAGCAGTTCGCATTCGTCAGCGGCGGCCCGGAGAACAACGCGCCTCCCACGGTGAATCCGAGCCTCTGGCGTAATGCCAAGCTCAACATGAATCATGGTCTCTTCATGGTGGTCGACGGGATCTGGCAGGTACGCGGCTATGATCTTTCCGTCATGAGCATCATTCGCGGCGACCACGGCTATATCGTCGTCGACCCGTTCATTACGACCGACGTGTCCTCGGCGGTCTGGAAGGAACTCGTCATTCCGCATCTTGGCGACAAGCCCATCACGCACGTCATCTATACGCACAGCCACGTGGATCACTACGGCGGCGTACGCGGGCTCGTCAGCGACGACGACCTGAAGTCCGGCAAGGTTCAGATCGTGGCGCCCGCCGGCTTTACCGAAGCGGCAGTGGGCGAGAACATCATCGCCGGGAACGCAATGGGGCGCCGGGCCAGCTACATGTACGGCTCGCTGCTGCCGCGCAGCCCCACGGGCATTGTCGACGGCGGCCTTGGCAAGACGACTTCGGTCGGCACGATCACGCTGGCCGTCCCTTCCATGTTCGCCGAAAAGACCGGACAGAAGTTGACGCTGGATGGCGTGGAAGTCGTCGTGCTGATGGCGCCGGAATCGGAAGCGCCTTCGGAGTTCATGTTCTATCTGCCGAAGTACAAGGCGTTCTGCGCCGCGGAAGACGCCACCCACACGCTGCACAATCTGTACACGCTGCGCGGCGCCAAGGTTCGCGACGCCCTCCTCTGGTCGAAATACCTGCAGACGTCGCTCGAGATGTTCGGCGACGACATGCAGGTGGTGTTCGCCTCGCACTACTGGCCGACGTGGGGCAACGATCGCGTCGTGGCCTTCCTGCGCGCGCAGCGCGACATGTACCGCTACATGCACGACCAGGTGCTGCGCATGGCCAACAAGGGCATGACGCCGCTCGAGATCGGCGAAGCGATGCGGCTGCCCGACAGCCTCGCGAAGCACTGGTTCTGCCGCGGCTACTACGGCACGGTCTATCACGACGCCGTTGCACAGTACAACCTGCGCCTCGGTTTCTTCGACGGCGTACCGGCGAATCTGCACCGTCTGCCGCCGACCGACGCCGGCAAGCGTTATGTCGAGTTCATGGGCGGCTCGGCCGCCGTCCTCAGCAAGGCGCACGGGTATTACAGCAAGGGCGACTACCGCTGGGTCGCGGAAGTCGTGAATCACGTAGTGTTCGCGGAGCCGCAAAACACGGCCGCCAAGCAGCTCCTCGCCGACACCTACGAGCAACTGGGCTACCAGTCCGAATCGGCGTCATGGCGCAACTTCTATCTGACCGGCGCGATGGAACTGCGCAAAGGCATCCAGCAACTGCCCGCCCCGCAGCCGCAAAGCCCGGACACGATCCAGGCCATGCCGCTCGACATGTTCCTCGACTACCTCGGCATCCGGCTCAACGGCGACCGCGCGGCCGGCAAAACGGCCGAGTTCAACCTCAACCTGACCGATACGAAAGAGAACTATGTGCTGGGCGTCGAAAACAGCGCGCTGCACTATTCGAGGAACAAGACCTCGAAAGCGGCCGATGCGACTGTCACGATGACACGCGCCAACCTCAACGACATCATGATGGGCAAGACCAACATGCAGAAGCTCGTGATGGCTGGCGACGTGAAAGTCGACGGCAACAGCCAGAAACTCGGCGAGTTCGTTTCGTGGCTCGACACCTTCGACTTCTGGTTCAACATCGTCACGCCGTGA
- a CDS encoding ShlB/FhaC/HecB family hemolysin secretion/activation protein — protein sequence MIEIRPKRLCRTRISLAVALAATAFAAHAQVRVPTPPNSGQLLQQAPQPQLQPPPSNLDLTIQPPQAAPADNTKTFPVRQIEITGNTQLPTDMLHAVVAPSEGKNLTLSDLNALADKISELYHQHGFPLATAYVPAQTIENGVVRIDVAEARYGAVSLNNQSRVSDRVLNNTLAALQSGQPVSEFELERTLLLMQDIPGAMVSSTMRPGQQVGTSDLLVDVTPQQRVTGDAGVDNFGDPYSGRVRGSGNLNINGPFNQGDLLDFSALTTGPGMTYGRMDYRYLLNGQGTTLGATVSGLNYHLRNDLSDLDAHGSAFVGGVVLAQPLIRNTQGNLYGQIEYDFRRLNDNIDIIGLQNDRHTNSVTTTLAGDQLDSMGVTNGRIALTYGVLAANNLQTDIIDQLGADTAGHYVKLALSVSRLQQFTHSDALYFGFSGQTSSKNLDTSEQFYLGGPDSVRGYDVGVLSGSRGYLATIEYRHDAAFQNIPGLWQFSVFVDTGWVQQYKNVFVPGPNTGQLSSAGFGVQWNGPYKLLLSASVAFPFGRTPDILSANANTSVHCWVQLRKAF from the coding sequence ATGATCGAGATTCGCCCGAAGCGCCTGTGCAGAACACGAATCAGTCTCGCCGTCGCGCTCGCCGCGACGGCCTTTGCGGCACACGCGCAAGTGCGGGTGCCGACACCGCCGAATAGCGGTCAGTTGCTTCAGCAGGCGCCGCAGCCCCAGTTGCAGCCGCCGCCCTCGAACCTCGACCTCACGATCCAGCCGCCGCAAGCCGCGCCGGCGGACAACACGAAGACGTTCCCGGTGCGCCAGATCGAGATCACGGGCAACACGCAATTGCCCACCGACATGCTGCACGCCGTAGTCGCGCCGAGCGAGGGGAAGAACCTCACGTTGAGCGACCTCAACGCGCTCGCCGACAAGATTAGCGAGCTGTATCACCAGCACGGCTTCCCGCTGGCTACCGCTTATGTGCCCGCGCAGACGATCGAGAACGGCGTCGTGCGCATCGACGTGGCCGAAGCGCGCTATGGCGCGGTCTCGCTGAACAACCAGAGCCGCGTATCGGACCGTGTGCTGAATAACACGCTGGCGGCGCTGCAGTCGGGGCAGCCGGTGAGCGAGTTCGAGCTGGAGCGCACACTGCTGCTCATGCAGGACATTCCGGGCGCGATGGTGAGTTCGACGATGCGGCCAGGGCAGCAGGTTGGCACGTCGGATCTGCTCGTCGACGTGACGCCCCAGCAGCGCGTGACCGGCGACGCAGGCGTGGACAACTTTGGCGACCCCTATAGCGGACGCGTGCGGGGCAGCGGCAATCTGAACATCAACGGCCCGTTCAATCAGGGCGACCTGCTCGACTTCAGCGCGTTGACAACGGGCCCCGGCATGACCTACGGACGCATGGACTACCGCTACCTGCTCAACGGGCAAGGCACGACGCTCGGGGCCACCGTGTCGGGACTGAACTACCATTTGCGCAACGATCTCTCCGATCTCGACGCGCACGGTTCGGCCTTCGTTGGCGGCGTGGTGCTGGCGCAGCCGCTGATCCGCAATACGCAGGGCAATCTCTACGGGCAGATCGAATACGATTTCCGCAGGCTGAACGACAACATCGATATCATCGGACTCCAGAACGATCGCCACACGAACAGCGTGACCACCACGCTCGCGGGCGACCAGCTCGATTCGATGGGCGTGACCAATGGGCGAATCGCGCTGACCTACGGCGTGCTCGCGGCGAACAACCTGCAGACGGACATCATCGACCAGCTCGGCGCCGACACGGCGGGCCACTACGTGAAGCTCGCGCTGTCGGTATCGCGTCTGCAGCAGTTCACGCACAGCGATGCGCTGTACTTCGGCTTCTCGGGGCAGACGTCGAGCAAGAACCTCGACACCTCCGAGCAGTTCTACCTGGGCGGCCCCGATAGCGTGCGCGGCTACGACGTAGGCGTTTTGTCCGGCTCGCGCGGCTATCTGGCTACGATCGAATACCGGCACGACGCCGCGTTCCAGAACATTCCGGGTCTCTGGCAGTTTTCCGTGTTCGTCGACACAGGCTGGGTGCAGCAGTACAAGAACGTGTTCGTTCCCGGACCCAACACCGGCCAGTTGAGCAGCGCCGGTTTCGGCGTGCAATGGAACGGACCCTACAAGCTGCTGCTGAGCGCCAGTGTGGCCTTCCCGTTTGGCCGTACGCCGGACATACTCAGCGCGAACGCCAACACCTCCGTGCACTGCTGGGTGCAGTTGCGCAAGGCGTTCTAG
- a CDS encoding DUF2092 domain-containing protein, which translates to MKRRVTCVAILAAALVAPQVFAQASAPVAASSVANPVDPAAVEALKKMGAYLQSLKRFSVSTELTGERVLEDGQKLQHTATADVDVDRPHRIRASMSSARSQREIIFDGKTVTLFSPAQKFYSSVAFDGTISGLIDKLNENYGVEFPLADLFIWGTPNAPADQFESAMFAGQDYIGSDLCNHYAFRQKDLDWQIWIKAGGSPLPRKIVITRRDDDARPQSTSVIDWTTHATFNDATFSFHPPAGAKKIEIVPVKNKG; encoded by the coding sequence ATGAAGAGAAGGGTTACATGCGTGGCCATACTGGCCGCCGCACTCGTTGCGCCACAGGTTTTCGCACAGGCGTCCGCGCCAGTCGCGGCAAGCAGTGTCGCCAATCCAGTCGATCCTGCGGCGGTCGAAGCGCTGAAGAAGATGGGGGCCTACCTCCAGTCGCTCAAACGCTTCAGCGTTTCGACCGAACTCACCGGCGAACGCGTGCTGGAAGACGGCCAGAAGCTCCAGCACACGGCAACGGCGGACGTAGACGTCGATCGGCCGCACCGCATACGCGCGTCGATGTCGAGCGCACGAAGCCAGCGCGAGATCATTTTCGACGGCAAAACCGTCACGCTTTTTTCTCCGGCTCAGAAGTTCTACTCGAGCGTTGCGTTCGACGGCACGATCTCGGGACTGATTGACAAGCTGAACGAGAACTATGGCGTGGAGTTCCCGCTGGCCGACCTGTTCATCTGGGGAACGCCCAACGCGCCTGCCGACCAGTTCGAGTCCGCCATGTTCGCGGGCCAGGACTATATCGGCTCGGACCTCTGTAACCACTACGCGTTCCGCCAGAAGGATCTTGACTGGCAAATCTGGATCAAGGCCGGGGGAAGTCCATTACCGCGCAAGATCGTGATCACGCGCCGGGACGACGACGCCCGCCCGCAGTCCACTTCGGTCATCGACTGGACGACGCACGCCACCTTCAACGACGCCACGTTCTCGTTCCATCCGCCCGCTGGCGCGAAGAAGATCGAAATCGTTCCCGTCAAGAACAAGGGGTAG
- a CDS encoding DUF2252 domain-containing protein: MAGTQTLAERQAAGRQARERAKRSRHAEIGNTERDPVELLRANSAGRVEALVPLRYGRMSLSPFTFYRGSAIIQAHDLAGTVNSGIAFPICGDAHLMNFGGFATPERQLVFDLNDFDEVANGPWEWDLKRLVASFAIAGEHMGMGRGPIGEFVWAAVHEYAGRMREYSEYSTLDLWHEIISFERMMETAATEEGRALIAKTSKKASTRTHESVLAKMATLRDGHWTIQDAPPALFHPTGPNSLLGKDSNWSNAEAWQGKLAKAFDEYLSTLSTERRMMIGQYELHDIAFKVVGVGSVGTFCLVMLFVDGHGKPLFLQVKEARGSVIANYYEAPGLEHQGQRVVVGQRLLQAASDSFLGWTSGPAGRNFYFRQLRDMKVSAEVERMNSTLMQGYARLCGWALARAHAKASGKAVEIAAYLGNGDRLAEALTEYSLAYAAQNEADYKKFMQACRSGKLEARSDEDMAADFRV; this comes from the coding sequence ATGGCGGGCACGCAAACTTTGGCTGAAAGGCAGGCAGCAGGACGTCAGGCGCGCGAACGTGCAAAGCGTTCCCGGCACGCGGAGATCGGCAACACCGAACGCGACCCTGTCGAACTGCTTCGGGCAAACAGCGCGGGACGGGTCGAAGCGCTTGTCCCGTTACGCTACGGACGCATGTCCCTCTCTCCGTTCACGTTTTATCGTGGCAGCGCCATCATCCAGGCCCACGATCTCGCCGGAACGGTCAACTCCGGTATTGCCTTTCCCATCTGCGGCGACGCACACCTCATGAACTTCGGCGGCTTCGCGACGCCGGAGCGGCAACTGGTGTTCGACCTCAACGACTTCGACGAGGTGGCGAACGGACCATGGGAATGGGACCTGAAGCGGCTCGTTGCGAGCTTCGCCATCGCCGGCGAGCACATGGGCATGGGGCGCGGTCCCATCGGTGAGTTCGTATGGGCAGCGGTTCACGAATACGCCGGCCGTATGCGCGAATATTCGGAATACAGCACCCTCGACTTGTGGCACGAGATCATCTCGTTCGAACGCATGATGGAGACTGCGGCGACCGAAGAAGGCCGAGCCCTCATCGCCAAGACGAGCAAAAAAGCGTCGACACGCACGCACGAAAGCGTGCTCGCCAAGATGGCGACGCTGCGCGACGGCCACTGGACAATCCAGGATGCGCCTCCCGCGCTGTTCCATCCCACCGGGCCGAATTCGCTGCTCGGCAAGGATAGCAACTGGTCCAACGCCGAAGCGTGGCAAGGCAAACTCGCCAAGGCGTTCGACGAATACCTGAGCACGCTTTCGACCGAGCGGCGCATGATGATCGGTCAATACGAGCTTCACGATATCGCGTTCAAGGTGGTAGGGGTCGGGAGTGTCGGCACGTTCTGCCTCGTCATGCTGTTCGTGGACGGCCACGGCAAGCCGCTGTTCCTGCAGGTCAAGGAAGCGCGAGGGTCGGTGATCGCCAACTACTACGAGGCGCCAGGCCTCGAGCATCAGGGCCAACGCGTGGTTGTCGGGCAGCGCCTGCTGCAGGCGGCCAGCGATTCGTTCCTCGGCTGGACTTCGGGTCCTGCCGGCAGGAACTTCTATTTCCGGCAATTGCGCGACATGAAGGTGTCAGCGGAAGTGGAGCGCATGAACAGCACCCTCATGCAAGGCTACGCGCGCCTGTGCGGTTGGGCGCTGGCTCGCGCGCATGCCAAGGCGAGCGGAAAGGCTGTCGAGATCGCCGCCTATCTCGGCAATGGCGACCGCCTCGCCGAAGCGCTCACCGAATATTCGCTGGCCTATGCCGCGCAGAACGAGGCCGATTACAAGAAATTCATGCAAGCCTGCCGCTCCGGCAAACTCGAGGCGCGCAGCGACGAAGACATGGCGGCGGATTTCCGCGTCTGA
- a CDS encoding transporter substrate-binding domain-containing protein gives MTKPAWWLFTLCLLLFAPATSGAAAEAVQPPQAAAAAPASASAGTSGALRVAIATVAPFVLPGTATPAGFSIDIWYEIARRMHVDFTWDLVAQQPDLLTAIQRGDADIAIAAITMTPEREKRVDFSLPYFDSGLQIMVRAQNDNSFIASLRSVPWLALAEFLAVAVVIVFMLANLVWLMERRNDPNFQKPWLRAVGEGLWVTMLIIATGEHGERESAGLWKRILVPVMWLIGVVLIAQFTATVTSFQTVARLQSNIRGPDDLPGKKIGTVPGTVAALYLKERGLPFVSVDTAAEGFQMLMRGDVQAIVYDAPTLQYWAGRLGNGSLAVVGPIFLPAKYGIAVANGSPLRKTINETLLGMYQDGTYEQIYQKWFSASK, from the coding sequence ATGACGAAGCCGGCCTGGTGGCTGTTCACGCTCTGCCTGCTCCTGTTTGCGCCAGCAACGTCTGGCGCCGCTGCCGAAGCCGTACAGCCACCTCAAGCGGCGGCCGCCGCGCCAGCGAGCGCAAGCGCCGGGACAAGCGGCGCGCTGCGAGTGGCGATCGCCACGGTCGCGCCGTTCGTGTTGCCGGGGACGGCAACACCGGCCGGCTTCAGCATCGACATCTGGTATGAGATCGCGCGCCGCATGCACGTCGATTTCACATGGGATCTCGTCGCGCAGCAACCTGATCTGCTGACCGCCATTCAGCGTGGCGACGCAGACATCGCCATTGCCGCGATCACCATGACACCGGAACGCGAAAAGCGCGTCGACTTCTCGCTGCCGTATTTCGATTCCGGCTTGCAGATCATGGTGCGCGCGCAGAACGACAACTCGTTCATCGCGTCGCTGCGTTCGGTTCCCTGGCTTGCCCTCGCGGAGTTCCTCGCTGTCGCCGTCGTGATCGTCTTCATGCTCGCCAATCTCGTCTGGCTGATGGAGCGCCGCAACGATCCCAACTTCCAGAAGCCCTGGTTGCGCGCGGTCGGCGAAGGGCTCTGGGTGACCATGCTGATCATTGCGACGGGCGAGCACGGCGAGCGCGAAAGCGCGGGACTCTGGAAAAGGATACTGGTACCCGTGATGTGGCTGATCGGGGTGGTGCTGATCGCGCAGTTCACGGCGACCGTCACGTCATTCCAGACAGTGGCGCGACTGCAGTCGAACATCCGCGGGCCGGACGATCTTCCCGGCAAGAAGATCGGCACGGTGCCCGGCACGGTCGCGGCCCTGTACCTCAAGGAGCGAGGCTTGCCGTTCGTGAGCGTCGACACCGCTGCCGAAGGCTTCCAGATGCTGATGCGCGGCGACGTGCAAGCCATCGTCTACGATGCGCCAACGCTGCAATATTGGGCAGGGCGGCTTGGCAACGGGTCGCTTGCCGTAGTTGGCCCGATATTTTTGCCCGCGAAGTATGGGATCGCGGTCGCCAACGGCAGCCCGTTGCGCAAGACCATCAACGAGACCTTGCTCGGGATGTACCAGGACGGAACCTACGAGCAGATTTACCAGAAGTGGTTTTCCGCGAGCAAATAA
- a CDS encoding response regulator transcription factor: MTDPEQTVIHIIDDDEAMRTALSRLLRSAGFQARAYASAGDFLVSAVDNRPGCILLDLELGGPSGLELQQALLRDSRALPIVFMSAYSDVPRTVKAMKAGAVDFLLKPFERQTLFDAIGVALNACTTHAPARHPASVQLADREQVVLRGIAAGLRNKQIAAELGLSERTIKSCRADLMRKVGATSLAELLRRTETMVSLPA; this comes from the coding sequence GTGACTGATCCTGAACAGACGGTAATTCATATTATCGACGACGACGAGGCAATGCGGACTGCGTTGTCGCGGCTTCTCAGGAGTGCCGGCTTTCAGGCGCGTGCTTATGCTTCCGCCGGAGATTTTCTGGTGAGCGCCGTGGACAATCGCCCCGGCTGCATTCTTCTGGACCTCGAACTGGGCGGCCCGAGCGGGCTGGAGCTGCAGCAGGCGTTGCTGCGCGACTCGCGGGCGTTGCCTATCGTGTTCATGAGCGCGTACAGCGACGTGCCGCGCACGGTGAAAGCGATGAAGGCGGGCGCTGTCGATTTCCTGCTCAAGCCGTTCGAGCGGCAAACGCTGTTCGACGCGATCGGCGTGGCGTTGAACGCGTGCACGACGCACGCGCCCGCGCGGCACCCGGCTTCGGTGCAGCTTGCGGACCGCGAACAGGTTGTGTTGCGCGGCATCGCCGCCGGACTTCGAAACAAGCAGATCGCTGCGGAACTTGGATTGTCCGAACGCACCATCAAGTCGTGTCGTGCCGATCTGATGCGCAAGGTTGGCGCGACCTCACTCGCCGAGTTGCTGCGCCGCACTGAAACGATGGTCAGTTTGCCCGCGTAG
- a CDS encoding lactonase family protein, producing the protein MSFVTCRSSLLCRTIALTAALGFASISVARADSEGDGRGAVYVLSNQPSGNSVIVFSRAGNGTLTYAATYSTGGKGAGTGADPLGSQGSLTLDSGFLLAVNAGSNDVSLFAVDGDKLTLLDREPSGGQMPVSVAMKGHIAYVVNAGGTPNISGYVVDAFGKHLVPLPGSQRPLAGGANAQPAQVRFAPEGDELLVSEKGTQLIDTYAVGFTGYASTATPHPSNGVTPFGFSITTRGYAIVSEAGSGSVSSYDVVDGKHLDSISASIHLGQSAPCWLVTTGDGRYAYTANAGSGTISSLQIGADGTLSLLNPTAGTLSAPLDMALSSRSKFLYVREGNGAVSGFRVKPDGALEPIGSVTGVPPGAQGIAAR; encoded by the coding sequence ATGTCATTTGTCACCTGCAGGTCATCGTTGCTCTGTCGAACCATCGCGCTCACCGCCGCGTTGGGATTCGCTTCGATCAGTGTTGCGCGAGCGGATTCCGAGGGCGATGGGCGAGGGGCGGTCTACGTCCTGTCGAATCAACCGTCTGGAAACTCGGTCATTGTCTTTTCTCGAGCGGGAAACGGAACACTTACCTATGCGGCAACCTACTCGACCGGCGGAAAAGGCGCGGGCACAGGCGCCGATCCGTTGGGTTCGCAAGGTTCGCTGACGCTGGACTCGGGCTTTCTGCTCGCCGTCAATGCCGGCAGCAACGATGTTTCGCTGTTCGCGGTCGACGGCGACAAGCTGACCCTGCTCGACAGGGAACCATCGGGCGGTCAAATGCCCGTCAGCGTGGCGATGAAGGGGCACATAGCCTACGTGGTCAACGCCGGCGGCACACCGAACATCAGCGGATATGTCGTCGATGCGTTCGGCAAGCACCTGGTTCCGCTACCCGGCTCGCAACGGCCGCTCGCAGGAGGCGCGAACGCCCAACCCGCGCAGGTCAGGTTCGCACCGGAAGGCGACGAATTGCTGGTGAGCGAAAAAGGCACGCAACTCATTGACACGTATGCCGTTGGATTTACCGGTTACGCCTCGACTGCAACGCCTCACCCCTCAAACGGCGTGACGCCGTTCGGCTTTTCGATCACGACACGCGGTTATGCGATCGTCTCCGAAGCCGGGTCGGGTTCGGTTTCCTCATATGACGTCGTGGACGGTAAGCATCTCGATTCGATCAGTGCTTCGATCCATCTGGGGCAGTCTGCTCCGTGCTGGCTCGTCACAACCGGCGACGGGCGTTATGCCTATACCGCCAATGCGGGCAGCGGCACGATCAGCAGTCTGCAGATTGGCGCGGACGGCACGCTAAGCTTGCTGAATCCAACGGCAGGGACGCTCAGCGCGCCGCTCGACATGGCGCTCAGCAGCCGCAGCAAATTCCTCTACGTGCGGGAGGGCAACGGCGCGGTAAGCGGCTTTCGCGTGAAGCCCGACGGGGCACTCGAACCGATTGGTTCAGTGACGGGGGTTCCGCCTGGTGCCCAGGGGATTGCGGCGCGCTAG
- a CDS encoding response regulator: protein MNVMRQMIVIVEDDAGLRRALERLLRYSGFRTRSFRSAEDANLFESASTARCLVIDVQLPGISGPAFYDTLHAPRPPAVFMTAYDGARTRGAIESTGAHALLTKPFPGEALVEAISRATATA, encoded by the coding sequence ATGAACGTGATGCGGCAGATGATCGTGATCGTGGAGGACGATGCCGGCTTGCGGCGCGCGCTCGAGCGGCTGCTGCGGTATTCCGGCTTTCGCACGCGCTCGTTTCGCAGCGCCGAGGACGCGAATCTGTTCGAATCCGCCTCCACGGCGCGCTGCCTCGTGATCGACGTTCAACTGCCGGGCATATCGGGGCCAGCGTTCTACGATACGCTGCACGCGCCGCGCCCGCCCGCGGTGTTCATGACGGCGTATGACGGCGCGCGCACGCGCGGCGCCATCGAAAGCACGGGTGCGCACGCGCTACTGACCAAGCCATTTCCGGGCGAGGCGCTGGTCGAGGCGATTTCCAGGGCGACCGCAACGGCGTGA
- a CDS encoding DUF1223 domain-containing protein, giving the protein MLARLVAVASFLLLAPVAALARPVVVELFTSEGCSSCPPADAFLSELSRDRPDLLPLAFHVTYWNSLGWQDPYSLEAATQRQAAYGVRFGDSPYTPEMVIDGRKGLVGSNRRAAEAAFAIARKSDEAEVTVSGVRHGSTISVTVGRGTGHAQVVLVGYDAEHETNVARGENTGRTLRESNIVRSIQTVGEWTGTSLKLESTTPAGEQAAILIQSADGAIIGAARVANGGL; this is encoded by the coding sequence ATGTTGGCACGGCTCGTTGCTGTCGCGTCCTTTCTGCTTCTCGCGCCCGTTGCGGCGTTAGCCCGCCCGGTCGTTGTCGAGCTGTTTACTTCGGAAGGGTGCTCCTCGTGCCCGCCGGCCGATGCGTTTTTGTCGGAGCTCTCTCGTGACCGTCCGGACTTGCTGCCACTCGCGTTTCATGTGACGTACTGGAACAGTCTGGGCTGGCAGGATCCTTATTCGCTGGAGGCCGCCACGCAGCGCCAGGCGGCGTACGGCGTCCGGTTTGGAGACAGTCCCTATACGCCGGAAATGGTGATCGACGGTCGGAAGGGATTGGTGGGTTCGAATCGGCGTGCAGCCGAGGCGGCATTCGCGATCGCTCGAAAATCCGACGAGGCTGAGGTGACGGTGAGCGGTGTGCGTCACGGCAGCACGATATCCGTCACGGTTGGGCGCGGCACCGGTCATGCGCAAGTCGTGCTGGTCGGCTACGACGCCGAACATGAAACGAACGTTGCACGAGGCGAAAACACCGGTCGCACGCTCAGGGAATCGAATATCGTTCGCTCGATACAAACCGTCGGCGAATGGACAGGCACGTCGTTGAAACTTGAAAGCACGACACCCGCTGGCGAACAGGCGGCAATACTGATCCAGTCGGCAGACGGTGCGATTATCGGTGCGGCGCGGGTCGCCAACGGCGGGCTTTGA